The genomic stretch AAAGCACACTTTCATTCGACTGTTTGTGTAGACTTTTGAAGCACGTGATCCAGATCCTCGGCTCCACCACTTCCTTAGCAACCATAGATATTACACATTTAAGGCTAGATGTATAAAGGCGGAATAAGTAATTGGCGGCCTTCTTGCGGCGGGGGATTTCCAAAGCGGATTCTGTAGCGGACGTAAGGTATCTTCTCTAAAATATTATTAACTCGCTGAATTCTCGACCGATTCACAAGCGGTTTGAGTTACAACAAAACGTATTTGTTACAACGGAGGTTGGGAAAAATACCACTATTATTTGTGAATTATTGTCCTAAGTAAAATGCATATCTTTGGcgtttgtgaaaaaacaaaccGTTTGAAAATCGGTTGAAAACTGAGCCATTTAGAgcgatttcataatacacgatgTATGTATTGTGATGTTAAATTTATGGAGTACCCCCGAtgcaaaatggccgacaagaAACGATGCTCCTTTTCGTTGGCTTTCGTAGAGTATCACACATCTAGTTTTATATAGATGACATCTTTGTTAGCAACGTCTAGCTTAACCCGAAGTACTTTACGACGCGTCAGCTAGCCGGCTGAAGTGACAAGTGACATTGGAAGTCACAGTTGTGAGTTTAAGTTGCTCATTATTCGTTTATGCGTATAAAGAAAATCCTAAATATTAGTTTTTCGCTCCTGCTGGTGGAGGCAGAGTGTAAGTTGTAAGTcaaccttgtttttttttttttttttatggaccgAATGGTTAGCTTCTTGTCGCAGACACAAACTGCCATCACAAGTTATATGAGCTGCAATGCTCCAGTATATTTCCAGTTGAACGTGTTTTTATGACGGCATGATGCATTCGCGACTTTGAAAGGTAGCCACGGTGACCAAGCAAATGACTTTAGTAGAGATAACTAAATCAGTGTTTGTATTGCTTTATGTCTTGACAGGTGTgacttcaaaatatttttcctcACTTGCCGATGAGAGGCCACGatagatttttttcaaataatgcaGGGGTTATGGAAAGTCTACAAAACCATGCTGAGGAGCAACAATACAGTTTTTCCAAACACAGTTCATGGCCCAACAACCAGGAATCAACCAATAATTGCAAGCCACGTGTCGGTGGATTTGTTTTAGTGCATGCAGGTAAATTATGGACTCCGTTCATCTGTTTGGCAGACTTACAAATACAgttatccctcgtttttcgcagttaatggggaccagaacccgccgcaataagtgaaaaacccgtttccccccaaagtatatattataatttctttgatgtatatatttttttgataaatgttttttaagcacttcaaatgtaataattatgtttcaaaaatgttactgtcccacagaattatttttaaacaagaataaagtagaaaaatgtttgtctttgctaaatgcttcattgagcaagtccactcaaatccgttcaagcggctcacttacacacaatgagttgccacagcaactgtttaacttccaagcttccaagcatctgtgacaagatcaaacattaaacatgcgtcaatcattattaatttaataagcaactccagtgcactgtgaCCGACGTTTAGCAGCAGGAGAGAGAGTGTGACTACGTGATCGACTCTGGACGGCTCATCTGTACTGAAAAAAGATCTGCAATGGACTAAGGGAGTGAAgtctgaagcgcaaagtagcgagggatcactgtagtaaattaactcattggctttcATTGATGtcgttagatgtccaatctgcaGCAAGCCCTGCAAGTCCAAATGGACAGGACGTCAATCGCCATCAATGGTGATGAAACATGATCGTTCACTGCTAGACCTCATAATTAAATTTGAGATCTGTTGCCGttcgtggcagccaatgagttaagtgttTAACATGTCTGTCTGAAGATTTTTGAGGTTATATTCAGTTGGCCTAGCTGTGTGGCATTTTCATGTTCTCCCCATCTATTCTGTTGGTACTTTGACTTCCTCCCactttcatttcaatttatgcatttattgtcCGTTGGTGTGAATATGAGTGTACAAAATTGTCAGTATGAGCGCTCTCATTCTTGGCCAATGCCTTTACTCAATTGTTTTCATGTTGTTTCAGGAGCAGGTTACCATTCAGAATCCAAGGCCAAGGAGTACAAGCATGTATGTAAAAGAGCTTGCCAGCAAGTAAGTTGAGCCCTATCAACATGCTTTAGTCTGTTTTACAATTTCCTGCGGCGTATACAGTAAAAATATCTGAAACGGAATTACTTTGCTTACTTTAAAAAGGATTAAtggtctttttttccttttctttttttgtctccatacaatgatgtatcactGTCAGGCTGTGGAGCAGCTCAAAGCAGGGGCACTTGCAGTTGAAGCCGTTGCTGCAGCACTGGTTGAACTCGAGGTTGGTTTGTTCTGAATCAACTTTGACTATTTTAGGAACTACTAAAAAAAATAGCCTGCAGTGCAAATAAGTGGCATGtgtattttccccccaaagctTTTCTGTTTTCACATTCAATAACAACAGTTGTATGTTCATAAGTGAATATGTGATCAAAGCATTAAAAGATTTTGTAACAATTTTTAAGTATACGATAAAAAAGGCTGGgagaaaataaaatgttttgtcaTTCAAAGCATGGCAAATGTATTTGTATCGCACAATTCAGGATAATTCCAAGTgccaagtaaaaaaacaaaaataagttttttcattgtgaagaaCTACCATAAGATAAAACTAAGCAATAAGCCAAAACAGGCCTGATCCTTGAGATTCCTTTGGTAAAGCATTGTCAAAGGTAAAATGGTAAAATATAGTTAGTGTGTTCAATGTTTTCTCAGGACTCTCCCTTCACCAATGCGGGTATGGGTTCCAACCTTAACTTGTCAGGGGAAATCGAGTGTGACGCCAGTATCATGGAGGGGAAATCACTTCATTATGGAGCTGTAGGTGCTATTAGCGGTAAGGTTTAACACTTTCTCAATTCAATGTATTTGcacatgctttactacacgtgcTAAATTTACATTCATCATGCAAGTTAAGTTTGTATAAAATCACTAACTTTGTATGAAATCACCAGCTTTCTCTCCTCGAAAATATACCTCCTGTCTAGGTATCAAGAACCCTGTTTTAGTTGCAAATCGACTGCTGAGTGAAGCACAGAAAGGGAAACTTTCAGCTGGCAGAATACCACCATGGTTGATATCATAATTGTCAATTACTGTACTTTGTCAGCATTGCAAATATACTTTTTCCTCAGTATCATTTATTTCTTTACCAGCTTTTTAGTCGGACGGGGAGCACACGACTGGGCCATTAGCCATGGTGTCCCACCCTGTCCCTCAGAGAAAATGGCAACCAGTGAGTATTGCTCCCATTTAACACTAGatgatgtgcagttagcattcttGCCAAcatggtgcccccccccccccccccccccacaaaaaaaatacagttgacCCACTAAATACAGCGCATTAAGTATACTTCAAGTATACTTCAAGAAGTATACCACAacccaacaacaaaaacacagtATTTGCTAAGAATGTTACATTTATTAATGAAATCAAACCATTTGAAAGTGCACAACAATAATAATGTGGaagagaatattaatttacAGTCATTAATAATATACTGTAGAAATAATAAAGTGTGGAAGATTCTACTTGTGACTATTTGGCTCTGATGTGTCGACCACTACAAGGACTCAGGTTAGAGAGCACTGGAGATgaaatcaaatacttttttgggcTGATGTGCAGGTGTGCATACATGTACAGACATTTAGTATCTGGTGAATAACATACAGAAATATAGTCAATATTCACTGACCTCGTAATGTGTTTGTCTTATTAAACATTAAACCACATGATTTTAACTAAAAACCATCTATAGTGAACATTTGCACGCTAGCACCCTTCAAACCACTTAATTCACTGCTCACATTAATTATTTTGATATGATGATAACAGTCGTAGCCGATAAAAAAACAAGTTAAAAACTACGAAATTACGAGTGTAAATGATAAAAAGGAATGGgcagaaaaacacatttaaaacaaCTATTCCTCCACCTAGCATTGTAAGGAATGTTCACAATCTACAGTATGTGCAGCCAGCAAGGTATACTCATATCATCATTGAAGGAACACACGCATGAACCGGGAAACGCAGAACTAGGAAATAAAAGCACGagcagtttccaaaataaagtgCTGCTCTAAATAGAAAGTAAATTAAACGTctaaaccagtggttcttaactggggttcCATCGAACCCTATGGGTTCGGTAAGTAAGCCTCAGAGGTttttgtacgctgactaaatctaggcaaagtggcctttttttttttttttttcaatttctgagAAATCTGTTTGCTCAGTTGAAGGTTGACTGCTACTTGGTATGAGAAAGTATAACAGACAGCGTGAActgcgtatatatatatatatatatatatatatatatatatatatggatttttttttttttttttttatgtcattttacaccatgaaaatagtatgtgatgcaaggatgcgacaataaaatgagaatgtaggcCTGATAACAAGAAAAGGATCAgtgtaaaaatgtcatttaccatgtgaaaatcaacagcaaaaggcaaaCTTATTAGGAAGTAGTACATTACAGTAAATTTGAAATCTGGAAGAAGTTATAACAGGAAATCACTTAGATGTTAGCTTGCTATGTTTTGAATTAGTAaagaaaatggcttttttatgaaattccgaaggggtcggtgaatgcacctgtgaaactcgtggggtGCGATACCTTTAGAAACGTCAAGAATTACTGGTCTAAACTATTAAACGACTTGAATAATTCTTAACAGAAAGAATACATATACATTGAACAACTAGGTCAAAtattcaagttaaaaaaaaagattatttgcacattaaccccttcagacctcagCCTACTGTTGAAGGGCATTACGCGTTCgtgtctctaaaccaataaatacactgaatttagttgctctTGCCACTTCTGGTAAATGACTGGACGAAACTGTACGCATAGAAATCAAATAATGAGTTTTAGCATGCCTTCTTTGTTATTTTTGGCTCTCTGTAAATGACTGAGacaaaaggcaacttcaaaaaaGCATGCTCATTTTCTCATTAAAACACGTTAAcgttaaaataaacaataaaagcatgaaatatcccgaccaaaaaattgcacattgttctggtgtttgagtagaCTAAAAATCAgtgaacatttatttatttttgcctaGCAGATAAAATGCGTGTCTGAAGGGGTTAGACAACCCTAAATGAGTGACAGTTAACTGATCCAACCccacctcctcctccttttGGGTTGCATGCAGACAGTAACTGTGGTCTGCAGGGGGCGTCATTGCAACGGGGTTCCAATTATAAAAGTAGACAGCTGCGTGCATTCATCGCTAGCAATTAGCTGCCCCGGGCGACCGCCCAGCCCTTACCCAACCGTGCCAGGAACCGCCATTGATTATTTGCATCGACATAATCGGTGTACCAGGaacaatgcaaacagttataaaaGTTCCCCATTGCTTGGAATACAAACTGCGATTAACAAGTCGGGGGGtgtccaaatttttattttagtagctaattaatcataatgtgttaaaatCCCGCCtttaaaatgtatgtatatgtgtgtgtgtgtgtattttaataACACAGAGTTCAGTTTATCGGCATACAAGCGGAACAAAAGGAAGATGGAACTTGCTGAGAAAATGGACACTGGTCATAATCAAACGAAGAGAAGACGACAGTCAAGTGGAAATGTGAGTACtataacatataaattatttacacaaaatataagtaAAAGATCAAGTACTGTTTAATTGTGACTACACCAAAGCAGTCTCAGTAGAGACAATGACTACCATGAATTCTTGTTTACACACTCATCAACACTCTTATTTCataaaatttaagaaaaaaatacaacttttagCTGCACCTAATTATAATTGTCCTTATTTTGATATGGGATATTTTCATAGGCTGTCGTGTCCTCATTCAATGTCGATTGTTTGCTATGGTGCAGGAAAATGGATCGGAGTGCCTTGATACTGTTGGAGCCGTTGTCGTTGATCTGCAAGGCAATGTTGCTGCTGCAGTGTCCAGTGGAGGTCTGGCCATGAAACATCCAGGCAGGATTGGACAGGTAATCAGCGCTCCGACACAAACTTTCATATTCGTAtagtgttttaaaaatattctcTTTATCTCATCGTAATCAAAACGGGAAGACATAGTTTAAAAACTATGACATGTCAGGAGTGGTATTTTTCCCTTTTCAGTCTTCAACGTTTACCTTTTTTCTCAGGCTGCTCATTATGGATGTGGCTGCTGGGCTGAAAATGCACGTAACATGAACCCGTACTCGACCGCAGTGAGTACCTCAGGTATAACACTTGACTGTATCCACAACTTTCCATACTCTTGTACAGGAGCCGGTATTTTATTCCCATTATGCATGTCACGTTATaggacaagtgactatttttgattatttaaaaaacctAGACTCATAaagacctggcatccacataGGTGGCTATCACATTTTGGAAAATGAAGGCCACAATGCTTACATTTGGTGTGGTACAAGTATTGCCTTCTtggcccaaaatgtgatgtccacttaTGTTGATGCAATTTCTCAATCATTATTTTGccaactatttttctttttttatgtacgtaattaatattataaattaataaaaatgttcgtagaaaaaattaaaatataaacagaaatatttttatttttttgcttttaattaaaaaaatagtatATTTGCAGTTTTCTATTTGAGTTATTAAAGCAGAAAAACTACATTAAATCAgatattatattttctttttgtttttttttttaataaatgagaatatttactagaactcattcactgccattgataatgatagacatccaatattACAGCAATAAACAAGACGTAGTATAAATTAACCTTCACGTTAAAGGTGGTAgcacaaaatatttttagtgTGCAAATCGCATATTTCTTATACATgtgataatggagaaaattatgtttaaaaacaaacaaaaaatgatctAGGCACAGCTACTTTGTTACGAGCGTGACTCAGTCATGCCACATACAGCACATAAACGCTGATACACTCAAAACTGGTTTAAAGTACTGTAGCTAGGACAATGAGCAATACCTTTTGTTATTTGTACCTGTGCAATATGGTGTTTTCCTTCTCCTATTTCGGTCTGCGACTCAGACAAACCCCACTTCATTTCCTGGGTCCATTAAAGTGTGTATAGGCCATTGATGTGTAGCCAATGTGTGACGAGTAGGCAGTATAATCTGAGGTACTCGGAATTGATTGGGTAAAATAGAACTGGTATTTAAAAATTTCTGACAGCGGCTATTTTTGCCTATCTTTGGGAAATATTGGCttgtatttacatttttctcaagTATTGCACATTGTGAAAATTAATTCTTTCCGCTGAGGTCCATGCTGGGTGTGCATGCTCACATTTTGGTGCCATTGGCGGCGCAAGAGGTCCAATCCCATTTCGACTGGGAGAGGCTTGCAGCAAAGCtcttagccctcccagtcaaaatggcttGGATGTATATCgccatcaacggcagccaatgcaTTAAacgagtgccctataaagggttaacgtGTACTACAAGTCCCACATTTTGTTTCAGTGACGATATGAATCAGAACCAGATATTCTATTTGAatctgttattttgcctcagtgAGTCAAGCTTTAAAGGCCTGATAATTCTTTCCGATGACCTCCAACCATTCTTGCCGAATGATTCTCATCAGTCACTTCCTCAGATGATTGAGTCATCTTTTTTCTGCTCGTTGTTAGTCATCTGCAGGCCAGGTGCCTTGCTAGCACATTGAATTAAAGGTGACGTTCAAGAAGGGTCACCTGCTACATAAATGTGTATAGCCACTGGAGTGCAGCACAGTACAAGTTCATTCAGATTCTCTCGATATTTCTACCTAAAAAAATAACCTCTGTTACAGTATGTCCTACTGTTAATGCAATATCAAAGTTGATGAAGTGTACGTTTTATACACTACTGTGTTTCTACCACATCCTCTCTTTCCCTAATGTGACCCAGTCTGTGATGTTGGCTAAAAAATCTTTCCTTATGGGGATGTTAAGCGGATGGAGAGTATAATATGTGTTCCAGTACTTCACCTGTTTTTAATTTCCCTGCATGAAAGCCAGCCGCATCAAAAGACCTAGGAAAAACAATAGTTTTCGTTCTAACATTAGAGGGAGTTTGATTATCATCCCGTGTCATTCACTTGTTCCTTCACTACCTTCTCTTCTActagtattgtatttttatttgtaatatGTTGCTCATACAGAAGTTTAGCCCTAAAAAGAAAAGCTTGACAATGTTCATGCCTAGCTTGTGCTACTTATTGTGGATTTTCTTGCATGTTATTCTGGTGGTGCTTCAAATCTACCTTAACTGTTTCTGTTGCCGTAATTACTCATTGAGCGCTTTACAGTACAAAATACCATGTACCTAGCCAATCCAACATTCTGCTCTCATTAAAACAGAACTTTGCAATGCTCCAGGCATGTGCCGTCCAGAGCTCCAAAATTCTATTTAGCTGTGCTTTTAGTTACTTGATATTTTATGGAGCTTTCATTTGTGTTTACAAAAACAACATAGCAGTACCTTCAATGAGGTTCACGTTCTCACGTCTTGTTTTCAGATTTCAAACGGTCAtctataaaaacacaaatcctgAAGTGCTGTTTTTAAGCCTTAATTTTATTGGGTACTTATTtaaataattgaattttttgtttgtttgttttttaaattacactttagtttGTTATTGAGGACCATTGCCAGAGTTATTTCtgatggaaatgccccaaaatctacagaagtgactcagaaatgcctGAAAATCACAGCTTGGTTGCAGTCATGGATTCGGGAGCCAAAACATTGTATCGTTGCACCACTAATAATTATGTAATATTAATGATATtaacctcttaatgggttgctcaACCATTTGGTCGACCACATTTTGAGTCACAATGTTTCATtggaaaatgttttaaattgaaCTTAGAAGGCCTGCaccatatatcgtttgaacatcgccatcgcaatatgcgcatgtgcaatagtcatATCGCAGGTCgcgcgattgttttttttttttttttttttacatgtaaacttttattttacgtcataaaagcagcaagtgtgcagatcctggatcccttttatgtacagcaagcctggattaaacagCATTGTATAAATTAGGGATATCGCCAAtcagatcacgtgatcagaaatcagTCCGAttgtgccatttttcagaggatcggaatcgggtgaaaaggatcgggttttcaattaaaaatgtgtttttcttttatatGCTCGTACAGCGCCTCACcgcccctcctgctaagcagtgggaccaaactgtttttcttggtcactagGGCAGCTGCCGTTTGGTACTTaacgttaatgatgattgaccgttttgtagctttgatcaggCCAGAGAAGCCTCGGtaactctacgatcaaaggcacaaatgtgttcatcatcgttaaacttgcagccCAGTATGACGTGTGTTGTGCAAACTCATTCACCGTGTAAGTAAGAGACTGTTTTCAGCAGCATGATTGTCAAAGCATGAGTGAGTGGacccactcaatgaagcattaagTAAAGACACCAGCACtcctgcgaccctcgtgaggataagttaTTCAAAAGAATGAATGAAGGAACTATATGAATGATATGGAGAGATTTGAAGTATGGCATTAAAGGTGATGCATTGaaaaaatgtgggtgcgcctacattttgtgctggtgcaccttacgaaaaaagttaggtgcaaccaatacaaaaagtaagcgtggagccttggcaatatacagaacaagtatttgatacactcacaattggaaaacccattggcagtgtatcaaatacttgttctccgcactgtatatcgcaatgttaattttttctaatatcgttcaggcctatcccaaatcgcaatgatagttttttacAATATAGTTCAGGCCTAGAACTTAGCCTGATTGGGTCATCTCTACCACTTGGTTGAGGTATGCTATGCACAAAATAACCACCAGATATCACACATTTTTGACTGTTAGACTTTTCAACCATCCTGCCACTACCAAGTGAGAAACTTCCAAATCATTGCTCACAGCGCCATTCTTTTTGTCTGCACTTTGAGAGGTAAGTTGCTTTTTTCAGCTTGTTTTATCATCTAACAAGTTACTTAGCCAAATTTGGCCAGTTGGTGCATTACAAAAACATGTTATCGGAGTCAAATATTTTTCTACGAACATGCTTGACCAAATGGTTGAGATGGCTTTTCATGGTAAAAAATAAGCATGGCAAGACAGCTCAACTATATGGTTACATTTCAGTGAAGTTGTGCTAATTTCACAGAAATATACTAATACAATTTTCTAcgcagtaaaaacacttctattcATGCATTGCTGTCAATAGGTTTTAATTATAGTACTTTTATgttgaaattgatttgtttgtaCAATTTATTATAACATGCTAACCCTTGGATGATGGATCATTTCTTTTTCAGAAACAAAAGATGGATGCTAAATCTTTTTATGGT from Corythoichthys intestinalis isolate RoL2023-P3 chromosome 10, ASM3026506v1, whole genome shotgun sequence encodes the following:
- the tasp1 gene encoding threonine aspartase 1 isoform X2; protein product: MRGHDRFFSNNAGVMESLQNHAEEQQYSFSKHSSWPNNQESTNNCKPRVGGFVLVHAGAGYHSESKAKEYKHVCKRACQQAVEQLKAGALAVEAVAAALVELEDSPFTNAGMGSNLNLSGEIECDASIMEGKSLHYGAVGAISGIKNPVLVANRLLSEAQKGKLSAGRIPPCFLVGRGAHDWAISHGVPPCPSEKMATKFSLSAYKRNKRKMELAEKMDTGHNQTKRRRQSSGNENGSECLDTVGAVVVDLQGNVAAAVSSGGLAMKHPGRIGQAAHYGCGCWAENARNMNPYSTAVSTSGCGEHLIRTMLARECSAAMQSEDSHQALLEAMQNMFIMEFLWSHTTESMCVGYMSAQDSKAKTHISRLPPGTIPGQSLAIEGGVCRLMSTVD
- the tasp1 gene encoding threonine aspartase 1 isoform X1, whose translation is MRGHDRFFSNNAGVMESLQNHAEEQQYSFSKHSSWPNNQESTNNCKPRVGGFVLVHAGAGYHSESKAKEYKHVCKRACQQAVEQLKAGALAVEAVAAALVELEDSPFTNAGMGSNLNLSGEIECDASIMEGKSLHYGAVGAISGIKNPVLVANRLLSEAQKGKLSAGRIPPCFLVGRGAHDWAISHGVPPCPSEKMATKFSLSAYKRNKRKMELAEKMDTGHNQTKRRRQSSGNENGSECLDTVGAVVVDLQGNVAAAVSSGGLAMKHPGRIGQAAHYGCGCWAENARNMNPYSTAVSTSGCGEHLIRTMLARECSAAMQSEDSHQALLEAMQNMFISSPFLASEDRVLGGVIVLRCCRCAEPQPSPNVQGPLVEFLWSHTTESMCVGYMSAQDSKAKTHISRLPPGTIPGQSLAIEGGVCRLMSTVD
- the tasp1 gene encoding threonine aspartase 1 isoform X3; amino-acid sequence: MRGHDRFFSNNAGVMESLQNHAEEQQYSFSKHSSWPNNQESTNNCKPRVGGFVLVHAGAGYHSESKAKEYKHVCKRACQQAVEQLKAGALAVEAVAAALVELEDSPFTNAGMGSNLNLSGEIECDASIMEGKSLHYGAVGAISGIKNPVLVANRLLSEAQKGKLSAGRIPPCFLVGRGAHDWAISHGVPPCPSEKMATKFSLSAYKRNKRKMELAEKMDTGHNQTKRRRQSSGNENGSECLDTVGAVVVDLQGNVAAAVSSGGLAMKHPGRIGQAAHYGCGCWAENARNMNPYSTAAVESISFAPCWHGNAPLLCNRKIPIRHCWKQCKTCSSWSSFGATPQRACV